In the genome of Bacteroidota bacterium, one region contains:
- a CDS encoding DUF4231 domain-containing protein: MPDKSSYHDWLKKNLGSLIDSLTLTDLQKRFLHSRWLDQVMWMEASANKARSRYYALRMVTIIGGVLVPALISLNLAGAAADVIKWSTVGISLLVGMSAAIEEFFHFGERWRHYRRNVESLKTTGWLFFQLSGPFSAASHAEAYRSFASHVEEILQQDVNVYIGKVVQEASDKKVDNRQGEVE, encoded by the coding sequence ATGCCCGACAAATCGTCCTATCATGATTGGCTGAAGAAAAATCTCGGCAGCCTGATTGACTCCCTCACTCTGACGGATCTCCAAAAGCGATTTCTCCATTCCCGCTGGCTGGATCAAGTGATGTGGATGGAAGCAAGTGCCAACAAGGCCCGTTCACGGTACTATGCCTTGCGAATGGTGACAATCATTGGTGGAGTATTGGTCCCTGCCCTGATTAGCCTGAATCTCGCCGGAGCCGCGGCGGATGTCATCAAATGGAGTACAGTCGGTATCAGCTTGCTCGTCGGCATGAGTGCTGCAATTGAAGAATTCTTCCATTTCGGCGAACGGTGGCGGCACTACCGCCGAAATGTGGAATCCCTGAAAACGACGGGATGGCTTTTCTTTCAACTCAGCGGGCCATTCAGCGCCGCCTCGCACGCCGAAGCCTATCGCTCGTTCGCTTCACACGTTGAAGAAATTCTTCAACAAGATGTGAACGTTTATATCGGCAAGGTTGTCCAAGAGGCTTCTGACAAGAAGGTTGATAATCGGCAGGGAGAGGTCGAATAG
- a CDS encoding toll/interleukin-1 receptor domain-containing protein codes for MNDRDWRTLVHNIETGSCILVLGPDAATEKVSGEFRTLNRILANKLADELSKDHKVLDPDDLLTTAQQYADFTSEEDLRLDTADYYKNRKVEVDALHADLAQLPFQLVVNACHDSLFLQALEKAGKKYATDLYNYRGEPRDMVRWESRTDPFVYSLYGSTAVHESLVITEKHFLEFLVAITTKDPPIHNNIMSEFRDKNKSFLFVGFGFRNWYLRILLYILLNSKTGKSEKTSRSFALEPDSPENASLAQVSFLFKDSLKINFSDRAVGEFVNELRSRFEAQVQSNVPQSSSNTQEPPVEEVKEKAVTQSTSMMDDISGDAPTIFICHASEDKETAMRIWQRLHEAGMNPWIDKEGIRGGDQWDQLLEKQIKGVDYFLVVQSNALAAKGKQKSYVNKEIKLALEERLEFPDQITFILPVKIEQCELREEFSTWQCTDLTDFSNIESLLKDIRRDQQRRKK; via the coding sequence ATGAACGACCGTGATTGGAGAACGCTCGTTCATAACATAGAAACCGGAAGCTGCATCCTCGTTCTGGGTCCTGACGCTGCAACAGAAAAGGTTAGCGGTGAATTCAGAACACTGAACCGGATTCTGGCTAACAAGTTAGCTGACGAGCTCTCGAAGGACCACAAGGTTCTCGACCCTGACGATCTCCTCACCACCGCACAACAATACGCCGACTTCACTTCCGAAGAAGATCTCCGGTTGGATACCGCTGACTACTACAAGAACCGGAAAGTTGAAGTAGATGCACTGCATGCGGACTTGGCTCAACTGCCCTTTCAGCTTGTTGTCAACGCCTGTCACGATTCGTTGTTTCTCCAAGCGCTGGAGAAAGCAGGGAAGAAATACGCGACAGACCTGTATAATTACCGTGGCGAGCCGCGTGATATGGTGAGATGGGAATCCCGAACGGACCCGTTTGTGTATTCGCTGTACGGTTCCACTGCCGTGCATGAATCACTTGTCATCACCGAGAAGCATTTTCTCGAATTCCTCGTCGCAATCACTACAAAAGACCCGCCCATTCACAACAATATCATGAGCGAGTTTCGTGACAAGAACAAGAGTTTTCTTTTTGTCGGATTCGGATTTCGGAACTGGTATCTTCGCATTCTCCTCTACATTCTGCTGAACAGCAAAACCGGCAAGTCGGAGAAGACGAGCCGCTCGTTTGCACTTGAACCCGATTCGCCCGAAAACGCATCGCTTGCGCAAGTCTCATTCCTTTTCAAGGACAGTCTCAAGATCAATTTCTCAGATAGGGCTGTTGGCGAATTTGTCAATGAGCTGAGAAGCCGCTTCGAAGCGCAGGTGCAATCGAACGTCCCGCAGTCTTCCTCAAATACACAAGAGCCTCCAGTGGAGGAAGTCAAAGAGAAAGCTGTCACGCAATCCACGTCGATGATGGATGATATTTCCGGAGATGCGCCGACGATCTTCATTTGTCACGCCAGCGAAGACAAGGAGACTGCGATGCGAATCTGGCAGCGGCTGCATGAAGCAGGAATGAATCCGTGGATAGACAAGGAAGGCATTCGCGGCGGCGATCAGTGGGATCAATTGCTCGAGAAACAAATCAAGGGGGTTGATTATTTTCTTGTTGTGCAGAGCAATGCCCTGGCTGCCAAAGGGAAGCAAAAGAGTTATGTAAACAAGGAAATCAAATTGGCATTGGAGGAGAGGCTCGAGTTTCCCGATCAGATTACATTTATTCTCCCGGTGAAAATTGAGCAATGCGAGTTGCGTGAGGAATTCTCCACGTGGCAGTGTACAGACCTGACAGACTTCAGCAATATCGAGAGCCTTCTGAAAGATATCCGGCGGGATCAGCAGCGGAGGAAGAAATAA
- a CDS encoding OmpA family protein yields the protein MHKSIMCCTLLLSGLLLLPSHVTAQETEKRWVFGAHAGVNLWLTELDNVVAGDGLEVMLRYGVAPWFSFGLQAGYEELKANNKPNNVPGLAADYLKLHAFPASFVGTIHLFPGSRVAPFIYAGIGGIAYQRKDGLGNFVDGRGLKFSYHIPAGVGIETFLFSNVALMVEGGIRLMDDKTDTFSKNSFDYYLNAKGGLNWYFSRKKPCDGIDDYSDDPDKDGLTTDEERKLGTDPCNPDTDNDGLSDGDEIFKYKTDPMRSDSDGDGLSDFDEIFKYKTDPMIPDTDGDGLSDGDEVLRYKTDPLKADTDGDGLSDGDEVLKYKTDPLKADTDGDGLSDGAEVIKYRTDPLKPDTDGDGCSDGDEVLKYKTDPLKKDCGAFAVPEPDLTTIEFDRRFVVANFGVGRSLLPDTSSLFTALTILRQNPEVAVMITGHADTTGTDRINDRLSLDRAEVVKTWLARRGIERSRMTTQGKGSREPVASNSTVEGRARNRRVEIYKNN from the coding sequence ATGCACAAAAGTATCATGTGTTGTACTCTGCTTCTTTCGGGCTTGCTGCTATTGCCCTCACACGTGACTGCGCAGGAAACAGAAAAAAGGTGGGTGTTCGGGGCACACGCAGGAGTGAACCTTTGGTTGACCGAGCTTGACAATGTTGTGGCCGGCGACGGCCTGGAAGTGATGCTCCGATACGGTGTTGCCCCATGGTTTTCGTTCGGCTTGCAGGCCGGATACGAGGAACTCAAGGCAAACAACAAACCGAACAACGTCCCGGGGCTTGCCGCGGATTATTTGAAGCTCCATGCCTTTCCGGCTTCATTTGTCGGGACGATACATTTGTTTCCGGGGAGTCGCGTTGCGCCCTTCATCTATGCCGGCATCGGAGGAATAGCATATCAACGTAAGGATGGCCTCGGGAATTTTGTCGACGGGCGGGGATTGAAGTTCTCGTATCATATTCCTGCGGGAGTCGGGATTGAAACGTTTCTCTTCAGCAACGTTGCTCTCATGGTTGAAGGAGGAATCCGGCTGATGGATGACAAAACCGACACCTTCTCGAAGAATTCGTTCGACTATTATCTCAATGCAAAAGGGGGCCTGAACTGGTACTTCAGCAGGAAGAAACCCTGTGACGGGATTGACGACTATAGCGACGATCCTGACAAAGACGGCTTGACCACCGATGAGGAACGAAAACTCGGAACAGATCCGTGCAATCCGGATACTGACAACGATGGCTTGTCGGATGGCGACGAAATATTCAAGTACAAAACTGACCCCATGAGATCAGATTCGGACGGCGACGGGCTTTCCGATTTTGACGAGATTTTCAAGTACAAGACCGATCCCATGATACCTGACACGGATGGCGACGGTCTTTCGGATGGCGACGAAGTGCTGCGGTACAAGACAGATCCTTTGAAAGCCGACACTGACGGCGATGGACTTTCAGACGGCGATGAAGTGCTGAAGTACAAAACGGATCCCCTCAAGGCCGATACCGACGGTGACGGACTCTCGGACGGTGCTGAAGTAATAAAATACAGAACTGATCCCTTGAAACCCGACACCGATGGTGACGGGTGTTCTGATGGTGACGAAGTGTTGAAATACAAGACCGACCCGCTCAAGAAAGATTGCGGCGCATTTGCCGTGCCGGAACCCGACCTGACAACAATTGAATTTGACCGGCGATTTGTTGTGGCGAATTTCGGGGTTGGGAGATCGTTGCTACCCGATACGTCAAGTTTGTTTACGGCCCTTACCATCCTCCGTCAAAATCCGGAGGTTGCGGTGATGATTACAGGGCATGCGGACACGACGGGTACCGACAGAATCAACGACAGGCTTTCCCTCGACAGGGCCGAAGTTGTGAAGACGTGGCTTGCACGACGAGGGATCGAACGTTCCCGAATGACAACGCAAGGCAAAGGAAGTCGTGAGCCTGTGGCGTCAAACAGCACTGTTGAAGGCCGGGCGAGGAACAGACGTGTTGAGATATACAAGAATAACTAA
- a CDS encoding TonB family protein, with product MHQRYPGTRPFQDTERDRLLFKGREDDVQRFLHLVLAERLVVLFSKSGAGKSSLLNAGVSPSLRERGYVPIPIRLNDSQKPLIDLIDGQVRQAAADRHLEFVAGNTSSLLEYIRSCEFWGAGDVLLTPVLIFDQFEEMFTLDYSREQQNEFFRQLAKLIQGHTPGSPGQKTETQTKKVASTPPDVKVVLSLREEYLAHLEEIHADIPSIFRNRFRLRSLTPAQARRAIIEPALLGNSQFASRPFTYEDQTVDAMLGFLQKGGTEIAERPGGSRRLVPWVLVGLGIALFSYIFDPVIGTLGDSVIFMRQPAVLSIGIAFASLILAYYFPLKPVYVVTAALVFQLVNLARYWSAVGGTDLSVESKIILTALIGAFASGWIAWLRWRQFPKPLNDSRTERQAEIETPQIQLLCQHVEQTVLRKQSRYETVSVSLHDLGGEEGMQNILRDFYRVQMKQLSPAQWWVAHTLCENGLISMSGRRLSLDGEFIADKYKVSRALLDELIAKHLLRAESRLGSHYYELTHDSLVKPIQEAARERLRRTRILLLLGVCCTVLFFVGKDLMEKASAAKELVEARKTLRTASLMLDEMRLGSSGHDSMVVLLSRVDSILRRQDSVLGLGALERGVPPPKPPDDPVRTSPQPEERSRISGRIVDNSNRGIGQAVIVLDGNSFVSDANGAFAIEDLRMQKYQLRISREGFRETTLVDIEPGRALLTVQLGAVERVQREPVIAGSLGGRVVDSDNDAVEGAVVNVEGSARRQTQSGRDGRFSLNNLPYGMYRMKVSGFGYEELRREGINLNTPRMDLGNLRILQTIAMPVLQNPNDVVAEYPREALASRVSGSVRIRALIDPQGNVANVQVLEGVHPLLDSAAVRAARRGIFQGGGYWKTKYPFRHPASQ from the coding sequence ATGCACCAACGATACCCGGGAACACGTCCGTTTCAGGATACAGAACGTGACCGGTTGCTGTTCAAAGGTCGTGAGGATGATGTGCAGCGCTTCTTGCATCTCGTCCTCGCTGAGCGGCTCGTTGTTCTCTTCTCGAAGTCCGGGGCCGGGAAATCATCACTGTTGAATGCAGGCGTTTCTCCCTCCTTGCGGGAACGAGGGTACGTTCCCATTCCCATTCGTCTGAATGACTCGCAGAAGCCGCTTATCGACTTGATTGACGGCCAGGTGCGGCAGGCGGCTGCGGATCGGCACCTTGAATTTGTGGCCGGCAATACATCTTCGCTTCTCGAATATATCAGAAGCTGTGAGTTCTGGGGAGCTGGCGATGTGCTGTTAACGCCTGTTCTGATATTCGATCAATTCGAGGAAATGTTTACTCTCGATTACTCGCGGGAACAGCAGAATGAATTCTTCCGACAACTCGCGAAACTAATCCAAGGTCACACACCTGGCTCGCCGGGACAGAAAACCGAGACGCAGACAAAGAAGGTTGCATCTACCCCTCCCGATGTCAAGGTTGTTCTCTCTCTCCGCGAAGAGTATCTGGCACATCTGGAGGAAATCCATGCCGATATTCCCTCGATCTTCCGGAACCGTTTCAGGCTTCGCTCGCTGACTCCGGCGCAAGCCCGAAGGGCAATAATCGAGCCTGCTTTGCTGGGAAATTCACAATTCGCATCCCGGCCCTTCACATACGAAGATCAGACTGTTGACGCGATGCTCGGTTTTCTGCAAAAGGGAGGGACTGAAATTGCAGAACGGCCGGGCGGATCAAGACGGCTCGTCCCGTGGGTTTTGGTCGGGTTAGGAATTGCCCTCTTCTCCTACATTTTTGATCCTGTGATCGGCACCCTCGGTGACAGCGTGATTTTTATGCGGCAGCCCGCCGTACTTTCTATTGGGATAGCGTTTGCATCGTTGATACTGGCATACTACTTTCCGCTCAAGCCCGTGTACGTCGTCACTGCGGCCCTTGTTTTCCAACTTGTAAATTTGGCAAGATACTGGTCGGCGGTGGGAGGGACTGACCTTTCCGTTGAATCGAAGATTATCTTGACAGCGCTTATCGGCGCATTTGCTTCGGGTTGGATTGCGTGGCTCCGCTGGCGGCAGTTTCCGAAGCCATTGAACGACAGCCGAACGGAACGGCAAGCGGAAATCGAGACTCCCCAAATTCAACTTCTCTGTCAGCACGTTGAACAAACGGTTCTCCGCAAACAGTCAAGGTATGAGACAGTATCGGTATCACTGCATGATCTCGGCGGTGAAGAAGGAATGCAAAACATCCTGCGGGATTTTTATCGGGTACAAATGAAGCAACTATCACCCGCACAATGGTGGGTAGCGCATACGCTTTGCGAAAACGGGCTCATCAGCATGTCGGGTCGGCGATTGAGTCTTGACGGCGAGTTCATTGCGGACAAGTACAAAGTATCGCGGGCGCTGTTGGATGAACTTATCGCGAAGCATCTCCTTCGTGCAGAATCCCGGCTGGGCAGTCATTACTACGAGTTGACGCATGATTCGTTGGTGAAGCCAATCCAGGAAGCGGCCCGTGAGCGACTCCGGCGCACACGGATCCTTCTGCTTCTCGGTGTTTGTTGCACGGTCTTGTTCTTCGTCGGAAAAGATCTGATGGAAAAAGCGAGCGCGGCGAAGGAGCTTGTCGAGGCGCGGAAGACGCTACGCACGGCTTCACTCATGCTTGATGAAATGAGACTCGGAAGTTCAGGGCATGATAGCATGGTAGTACTTCTCAGTCGAGTCGACTCCATACTGAGACGGCAGGATAGTGTGCTCGGTTTGGGTGCACTGGAACGCGGAGTGCCGCCTCCAAAACCGCCGGACGACCCTGTACGCACATCTCCGCAACCCGAAGAAAGGAGTAGGATTAGTGGCAGAATTGTGGACAACAGCAACCGCGGAATTGGGCAGGCTGTCATCGTTCTCGATGGAAATAGTTTTGTTTCTGATGCAAATGGAGCCTTCGCGATTGAAGACCTTCGCATGCAGAAATATCAATTGAGAATATCCCGCGAGGGATTTCGGGAAACGACACTTGTTGATATCGAACCGGGACGTGCCCTGTTGACCGTTCAGTTGGGGGCTGTTGAACGTGTGCAGCGGGAGCCGGTTATTGCCGGAAGTCTTGGCGGAAGAGTTGTGGATTCAGATAATGACGCCGTCGAAGGCGCTGTCGTTAATGTGGAAGGGTCGGCACGACGGCAAACGCAATCGGGCAGGGACGGGAGGTTTAGTCTGAACAATCTTCCGTATGGAATGTATCGGATGAAGGTTTCCGGTTTTGGATATGAGGAGTTGAGGAGAGAAGGAATCAACCTGAATACGCCTCGAATGGATCTGGGAAATCTCCGGATTCTGCAAACCATTGCCATGCCGGTCCTCCAGAATCCGAACGATGTCGTGGCCGAATATCCGCGTGAAGCGTTGGCCTCGCGAGTCAGCGGGTCGGTGAGAATCAGAGCCTTGATTGACCCGCAAGGCAACGTTGCCAATGTCCAGGTACTCGAAGGTGTTCACCCTCTTCTTGACTCAGCGGCTGTTCGCGCTGCCAGAAGAGGAATATTTCAGGGGGGCGGATACTGGAAAACCAAATACCCGTTCAGGCATCCGGCAAGCCAATGA
- the miaA gene encoding tRNA (adenosine(37)-N6)-dimethylallyltransferase MiaA, translating to MEPVTFATKRKVPVLVGPTASGKTDVAMELAKRTDGEILSADSRQIYKHLTIGTAKPSALRLSSVKHHFVDILTPDQEFSAGEFGEKGRIIIDEIFSRNKMPVVVGGSGLYIQSLIDGFFEGPGADKDFRKILDQRVASGELRVLIEELRRVDPVSAERIDPTKPRRIVRALEVFHITGKALSQLHQEFRIEIRFTPLLFGLEWERTKLYDRINRRCEAMLDEGLLKEIDLLERCGYSSSFNALNTVGYAEAFAYRRGDISYDEMLRLFKQNSRRYAKRQLTWFRRDARIKWLKCDETTDYGQLADTIYQQLLGQRGE from the coding sequence ATGGAGCCGGTAACGTTCGCAACGAAGCGGAAAGTGCCTGTTCTCGTCGGACCCACCGCCTCGGGCAAGACGGATGTTGCCATGGAATTGGCCAAGCGTACCGACGGCGAGATCCTCTCCGCAGATTCAAGGCAAATCTATAAACACCTCACTATCGGAACGGCAAAACCCTCAGCGCTTCGACTCTCTTCGGTCAAACATCATTTCGTAGATATTCTCACACCCGATCAGGAATTTAGTGCTGGAGAATTTGGTGAGAAGGGGAGAATCATCATTGATGAGATTTTTTCCCGCAACAAGATGCCTGTTGTTGTAGGCGGATCGGGACTCTACATTCAATCGCTGATTGACGGTTTCTTTGAAGGGCCGGGCGCCGATAAGGATTTCAGGAAAATCCTTGATCAGCGAGTTGCATCGGGTGAACTTCGTGTTTTGATCGAGGAACTTCGTCGTGTTGATCCTGTATCAGCGGAACGGATCGATCCGACAAAACCAAGACGAATTGTCCGGGCGCTGGAAGTGTTTCACATTACCGGGAAAGCTCTTTCGCAACTTCATCAGGAATTCCGGATCGAAATCCGTTTTACTCCCCTGCTCTTCGGATTGGAGTGGGAACGGACGAAACTGTACGACCGCATCAACCGACGATGCGAAGCAATGCTTGACGAAGGACTCTTGAAAGAAATCGATTTGTTGGAACGATGCGGATACTCATCCTCATTCAATGCACTTAACACAGTCGGCTATGCTGAAGCGTTTGCATACCGGCGCGGCGACATTTCGTATGATGAGATGCTCCGGCTCTTCAAGCAGAATTCCCGCCGGTATGCCAAACGCCAGCTGACCTGGTTCCGGCGCGACGCAAGAATCAAGTGGCTGAAGTGTGACGAAACAACTGATTACGGGCAACTCGCCGACACCATCTACCAACAGCTATTGGGACAACGCGGGGAGTGA